A single candidate division SR1 bacterium Aalborg_AAW-1 DNA region contains:
- the rpsC gene encoding 30S ribosomal protein S3 has translation MGQKAHPIGLRVGIVKSWFSERHSKGRRQNADFFVEDIQLRDYIEAFYPRAGISRVVIRKTNKEGEIILFASKVGVIMGKDGAKIKELEDKIEKKFGRVFKISIKAIKIPELSAKIMAEHIATQLEGRMPFRKVAKQVITQVMEKGAVGVKVKVGGRLGGVDIARKETFNQGRVPLQTLRADIDYHAMQAHTKYGVLGIKVWIAKGEIFAKKSKQALMKEIVDKIDS, from the coding sequence ATGTGACAAAAGGCGCATCCAATTGGACTGAGAGTTGGAATAGTAAAATCATGGTTCTCTGAACGACATTCTAAAGGAAGAAGACAAAATGCTGATTTCTTTGTAGAAGATATTCAATTGAGAGATTATATTGAAGCATTTTATCCAAGAGCAGGTATCTCTAGAGTTGTTATTAGAAAAACTAATAAAGAAGGAGAAATCATACTTTTCGCATCTAAAGTAGGTGTAATCATGGGTAAAGATGGTGCTAAGATCAAGGAATTAGAAGATAAGATTGAGAAAAAGTTTGGAAGAGTATTCAAAATTTCTATCAAAGCTATCAAAATTCCTGAACTCTCTGCAAAAATCATGGCAGAACATATTGCTACTCAACTTGAAGGAAGAATGCCTTTTAGAAAGGTTGCAAAACAAGTTATTACTCAAGTTATGGAAAAAGGAGCTGTCTGAGTGAAAGTGAAAGTAGGAGGAAGACTTGGTGGTGTTGATATTGCTCGTAAAGAAACATTTAACCAAGGAAGAGTACCTTTACAAACATTGAGAGCTGATATTGATTATCATGCTATGCAAGCTCACACAAAATATGGTGTTCTTGGAATTAAAGTGTGGATTGCAAAAGGAGAAATCTTTGCTAAAAAATCTAAACAAGCTCTTATGAAAGAAATTGTAGATAAAATTGATTCATAA
- a CDS encoding preprotein translocase subunit SecY: protein MWNKILTSVKALFTNPVLRKKLIMTLLGLAIYRLLVVIPVPFVNVDMLMAQTGAATSSGLANFLMLFGGSLDQFSIVAVGLGPFINASIIVQLLTVVIPHFEELQELGEQGQKQLQIYMRYMTFPFALIQSIGMVFFINSLMGGIIDTTSWATVFFAAFVMAVGAMIVLFLADRITEKGLTNGTSLIIFASIISGIVTQLFSTFTSLTSSSAFWSMLVYVILVVGALTIASIFILKSYQQIPVIYARQGKIQETSKLPIPLNPVGMVPIIFAMAFVSFPYIISQFTMSLGYPSETMRYWANWIQLNFNIYVEKPAVPILIFYFLLIIVFTYFYSLITFNPDKMADNIQQRGGFIPGIRPGNETAQYIKTTLNHLSIWGGAGLALIGIFTYLLHYIPLIQDFSTQVGALPVIVTGSGIIIIVGVIQQLMDKIQTETLMAEYDA from the coding sequence ATGTGGAATAAAATACTTACTTCAGTGAAGGCATTGTTTACTAATCCAGTGCTGAGAAAAAAACTCATTATGACATTGCTTGGATTAGCAATCTATAGATTACTTGTGGTTATACCAGTTCCTTTTGTTAATGTAGATATGCTTATGGCTCAGACATGAGCAGCGACTTCATCATGATTAGCTAACTTTTTGATGTTGTTTGGAGGGTCTCTTGATCAATTTTCTATTGTTGCGGTTGGTCTTGGTCCATTTATTAATGCATCTATTATTGTTCAGTTACTTACTGTTGTTATTCCTCACTTTGAAGAGTTACAAGAACTTGGAGAACAGTGACAAAAGCAGCTACAAATTTATATGAGGTATATGACTTTCCCATTTGCATTGATTCAATCTATTGGAATGGTGTTCTTTATTAATTCTTTGATGGGTGGTATAATTGATACAACCTCATGGGCTACTGTATTCTTTGCTGCATTTGTCATGGCAGTGGGGGCAATGATTGTACTGTTTCTTGCTGATCGAATTACAGAGAAATGACTTACGAATGGAACTTCATTGATTATCTTCGCTAGTATTATTTCTGGAATAGTTACACAACTCTTTTCAACATTTACATCATTGACAAGCTCTTCGGCGTTTTGGTCTATGTTGGTCTATGTTATCCTCGTGGTTGGGGCACTTACTATCGCTTCTATATTCATCTTGAAATCATATCAACAAATACCAGTTATTTATGCAAGACAAGGTAAAATACAAGAGACATCAAAACTCCCTATTCCATTGAATCCTGTAGGAATGGTACCAATTATCTTTGCTATGGCATTTGTATCGTTCCCTTATATTATTTCTCAATTTACTATGAGTTTGTGATATCCATCAGAGACTATGCGTTATTGGGCGAATTGGATTCAATTGAACTTTAATATCTATGTAGAAAAACCGGCAGTACCTATTCTGATCTTCTACTTCTTATTAATTATCGTGTTTACCTACTTCTACTCATTGATTACATTCAATCCCGATAAGATGGCTGATAATATTCAGCAGAGAGGAGGATTTATCCCGGGTATTAGACCAGGTAATGAAACTGCGCAATATATTAAGACTACTTTAAATCATCTGAGTATATGGTGAGGTGCTGGGTTAGCATTGATCGGTATCTTTACGTATCTTCTTCATTATATACCATTGATTCAAGATTTCTCTACGCAAGTAGGAGCCCTTCCTGTGATTGTAACTGGATCTGGAATCATTATTATTGTAGGAGTTATCCAACAACTTATGGATAAAATCCAAACAGAGACACTCATGGCAGAATATGATGCATAA
- the dnaJ gene encoding Chaperone protein DnaJ produces the protein MDFDPSKDYYKALGLDENASADEIKKAFRKLAMQHHPDKKGGDKAKFQEINEAYGVIGDEKKRPQYDAYRKGGGGMGGFGGFPGGGFGGFGGNGGFEVDLGDVMDQFFGGGRSRQSSGPRPGEDIQVSLDISFEESYNGTTKVIEYSRKHKVAGVKEEECNTCKGRGRVTQQSQTIFGVMQTQNICPSCQGTGKLYTKDGKTIPGGLEVIKEEIEVAIPEGIKDNVYIRHTGKGDDGVAGGTTGDLYVQIKVKPSKIYSRKENDLYLHAEVNIFDLVLGQEITIPHPKGDKTIKIPKGTQISDKIKISKLGFATKGVFSSHGDLYVIPKLHIPKKLSKQEEQLRSELQKLAK, from the coding sequence ATGGATTTTGATCCTTCAAAAGATTATTATAAAGCACTTGGATTAGATGAAAACGCTAGTGCTGACGAGATAAAAAAAGCATTTCGTAAACTCGCCATGCAACACCACCCTGACAAAAAAGGTTGAGATAAAGCAAAATTTCAAGAAATCAACGAAGCATATGGAGTTATAGGAGATGAGAAAAAAAGACCACAGTATGATGCCTATAGAAAATGAGGAGGAGGTATGTGAGGATTTGGTGGATTCCCCTGATGAGGATTTGGTGGATTTTGATGAAATGGATGATTTGAGGTAGATCTTGGCGATGTCATGGATCAGTTTTTCTGAGGAGGACGTAGTCGCCAATCAAGCTGACCAAGACCAGGTGAAGACATACAAGTGAGTCTGGATATCTCGTTTGAAGAATCCTATAATGGAACGACTAAAGTTATTGAGTACTCGCGCAAACACAAAGTTGCAGGAGTAAAAGAGGAAGAATGTAACACCTGTAAAGGTCGTGGTCGTGTCACCCAACAATCACAAACCATTTTTGGAGTCATGCAAACACAAAATATCTGTCCAAGCTGTCAAGGAACCTGAAAACTCTACACCAAAGATGGCAAAACTATTCCATGAGGTTTAGAAGTCATAAAAGAAGAAATTGAAGTGGCTATTCCTGAAGGTATCAAAGATAATGTCTATATCAGACATACAGGGAAAGGAGATGATGGTGTAGCAGGAGGAACGACAGGAGATCTCTATGTACAAATCAAAGTAAAACCAAGTAAAATCTACTCTCGTAAAGAAAATGATCTCTATCTCCATGCAGAAGTAAATATCTTTGATCTTGTGCTTGGTCAAGAGATTACTATCCCTCACCCTAAAGGAGATAAAACTATCAAAATACCAAAAGGGACACAAATTTCTGACAAGATCAAGATAAGCAAGCTTGGCTTCGCGACCAAGTGAGTATTTTCGAGCCATGGTGACCTGTATGTTATACCAAAGCTCCATATACCCAAAAAACTCTCAAAACAAGAAGAACAGCTACGGTCAGAACTACAAAAACTCGCGAAATAA
- the rpsE gene encoding 30S ribosomal protein S5 — MKEKLQGFEEALLEVRKVTKVTTGGRRMRFRAIVLVGDRAGHIGLGVGKGNDVSIAVTKATHDAYKNVRDVSITKTGSVPYMVTNKYKACYVTLRPAGAGTGLKAGSSVRTVLELSGYSNILSKIIGSNNPLNNAIATITALTTFKVNVDNIQEVKAVVKEKIEDKKDDRKGKFSKKSDTAKKPTRSTSKKTEQSDTSSESAE, encoded by the coding sequence ATGAAAGAAAAATTGCAATGATTTGAAGAAGCTCTCTTAGAAGTCAGAAAAGTTACAAAAGTAACTACTGGTGGAAGAAGAATGAGATTCAGAGCAATTGTACTCGTTGGAGATAGAGCTGGACATATTGGTCTTGGTGTAGGTAAAGGTAACGATGTATCTATTGCGGTAACAAAAGCAACGCACGATGCTTATAAAAACGTCCGTGATGTATCTATTACAAAAACTGGATCAGTACCATATATGGTTACTAATAAGTATAAAGCTTGTTATGTTACATTGAGACCAGCAGGAGCCGGTACTGGATTGAAAGCAGGATCATCAGTAAGAACTGTACTAGAACTTTCTTGATATTCTAATATTCTTTCAAAAATTATTGGTTCAAATAATCCATTAAATAATGCAATTGCTACTATTACTGCATTAACTACCTTTAAGGTAAATGTTGATAATATCCAAGAAGTAAAAGCTGTTGTAAAAGAAAAAATTGAAGATAAAAAAGATGATAGAAAATGAAAATTCTCAAAAAAATCTGATACAGCTAAAAAACCAACAAGATCAACATCTAAAAAGACTGAACAATCTGACACATCGTCTGAGTCAGCAGAATAA
- the rplE gene encoding 50S ribosomal protein L5 translates to MQYTEFKKDLDSKLSKRLDVKNVHQIPHIDKVIVSIGVGSLHTRKGVKDFSEFEKNLTAITGQKPTMVMSKKNVSNFKLREGMPSMMTVTLRGKKAHYFLFKLMSIVLPRVRDFAGLSNKSFDHHGNYSLGLKSYEIFPELHPDSISLPTGLQVTIATDSRKKEDTKALLEEYGFVFHA, encoded by the coding sequence ATGCAATATACTGAATTTAAAAAAGATCTAGATTCTAAACTATCAAAAAGACTAGATGTAAAAAACGTTCATCAGATCCCTCATATAGATAAGGTTATTGTCTCTATTGGAGTAGGTTCGTTACATACAAGAAAATGAGTTAAAGACTTCTCTGAGTTTGAAAAAAACTTAACAGCTATTACAGGTCAAAAACCTACGATGGTAATGTCTAAGAAAAATGTATCAAACTTTAAGTTAAGAGAAGGTATGCCATCTATGATGACTGTTACTCTGAGATGAAAAAAAGCACATTATTTCTTATTCAAATTGATGAGTATTGTGTTGCCAAGAGTAAGAGATTTTGCCTGATTGTCAAATAAATCATTTGATCATCACGGTAATTATTCACTTGGTTTGAAGTCATATGAAATCTTTCCAGAACTTCATCCAGATAGTATCTCATTACCTACAGGATTACAAGTTACTATTGCTACTGATTCTAGAAAAAAAGAAGATACAAAAGCATTGTTAGAAGAATATGGATTTGTATTTCACGCATAA
- the rplO gene encoding 50S ribosomal protein L15 codes for MLNELKRPAGSRRKSIQIGRGNGSGRGNYSTRGLKGQKARTGFSQKPGFEGGQTPLHMRLPKARGFKRYFKLINHVTPINIGVLNADERVKANDTLTPEVLYTLGYGKIGTSFKILGTGELSKSLTFEGFAVSQSAKSLIEKAGGSVA; via the coding sequence ATGTTGAACGAACTTAAAAGACCAGCAGGAAGCAGAAGAAAATCTATCCAAATTGGTAGAGGAAATGGTTCTGGTCGTGGAAACTATTCTACAAGAGGACTTAAAGGTCAAAAAGCAAGAACTTGATTTTCTCAAAAACCAGGTTTTGAAGGAGGACAAACACCTCTTCATATGAGACTTCCTAAAGCAAGATGATTCAAAAGATACTTTAAGCTTATCAATCATGTTACACCTATTAATATTGGGGTGCTTAATGCTGATGAACGCGTGAAAGCAAATGATACTCTTACTCCAGAAGTGTTGTATACGCTTGGATATGGTAAAATTGGTACTTCATTCAAAATCCTTGGTACTGGAGAGTTGTCAAAATCATTAACTTTCGAAGGATTTGCAGTATCTCAATCAGCAAAATCACTTATTGAGAAAGCGGGTGGTTCTGTTGCATAA
- the rplB gene encoding 50S ribosomal protein L2, protein MAIKTYKPYTPSRRSMTGYSFSELTVSEPYKPLTKGLKSASGRNNQGRNTSRYRGGGHKKLYRIIDWSQRDKLNIPATVATVEYDPFRTAYIALVNYADGEKRYVLAWKGIEVGQKVMYSDKETGNFDFGNRRPLKYIPEGMPVHNIEFTPHTKGKIIKSAGSSATVAGKDAALKIVFLKLASGELRKFHEECLATIGVVSNEEHKNIVIGKAGRQRWLGKKPFNRGKSMNPVDHPHGGGEGRTSLGLKYPKAFNGRVVAPGKKTREKKKWSNSMIVKRRNSK, encoded by the coding sequence ATGGCAATTAAAACTTATAAACCATATACACCATCAAGACGTTCTATGACAGGATATTCCTTCTCAGAACTTACGGTATCGGAACCATATAAGCCCCTTACAAAAGGATTAAAAAGTGCTTCTGGTAGAAACAATCAGGGAAGAAATACTTCAAGATATAGAGGTGGTGGTCATAAAAAACTTTACAGAATAATTGATTGGTCTCAAAGAGATAAATTAAATATTCCTGCTACTGTTGCTACTGTCGAGTATGATCCATTTAGAACGGCTTATATTGCTCTTGTAAATTATGCTGATGGTGAAAAAAGATATGTGCTTGCTTGGAAAGGTATTGAAGTAGGTCAAAAAGTAATGTATTCTGACAAAGAAACAGGAAATTTTGATTTCGGTAACAGAAGACCTCTAAAGTATATACCAGAAGGTATGCCTGTCCATAATATAGAATTTACACCACATACAAAAGGTAAGATCATTAAATCTGCTGGATCTTCAGCTACTGTTGCTGGTAAAGATGCTGCTCTAAAAATTGTTTTCCTTAAACTTGCTTCTGGAGAATTGAGAAAATTTCATGAAGAATGTCTTGCTACTATTGGTGTGGTAAGTAATGAAGAGCATAAGAATATTGTTATTGGTAAAGCTGGAAGACAAAGATGGCTTGGTAAAAAACCATTTAATCGTGGTAAATCTATGAATCCGGTTGATCATCCGCATGGAGGTTGAGAAGGAAGGACATCTCTTTGATTGAAATATCCTAAGGCATTTAATGGAAGAGTTGTTGCTCCTGGTAAGAAAACGAGAGAAAAGAAAAAATGGTCTAATTCTATGATCGTTAAGAGAAGAAATAGTAAATAA
- the rplF gene encoding 50S ribosomal protein L6 — translation MSKVGKNPISLPAGVTATLVDGVIEVKGPKGTLTQAIYPGIVPTIEEGVVTLRCDDVALWKYWGTMRSLIANMVKGVSEGYSKTLQVIGVGFDAVLQGNAINFKLGFSHPVKFDIPTGIEVKIDKDPKGNAVIALSSHDKQLIGEVAAKIRGLKKPEPYKGKGIRFLGEVVKLKAGKAAKK, via the coding sequence ATGTCTAAAGTATGAAAAAATCCTATTAGTTTGCCAGCTGGAGTTACAGCTACTCTTGTTGATGGTGTGATAGAAGTAAAAGGTCCAAAAGGTACTTTGACTCAAGCTATATATCCAGGTATTGTACCAACAATAGAAGAAGGTGTTGTTACATTGCGTTGTGATGATGTTGCCCTCTGGAAATATTGGGGTACAATGAGATCTCTTATTGCTAATATGGTAAAAGGAGTTTCAGAATGATATTCTAAGACACTTCAAGTAATTGGAGTAGGATTTGATGCTGTTCTTCAGGGTAATGCCATCAATTTTAAATTATGATTTTCTCATCCTGTGAAGTTTGATATTCCTACAGGCATTGAAGTTAAAATTGATAAAGATCCAAAAGGTAATGCTGTGATTGCTCTATCAAGCCATGACAAACAACTCATTGGTGAGGTTGCTGCAAAAATTAGAGGATTGAAAAAACCAGAACCATATAAAGGAAAGGGTATTAGATTCCTTGGAGAAGTTGTTAAATTGAAGGCTGGTAAAGCTGCTAAGAAATAA
- the rpsN1 gene encoding 30S ribosomal protein S14, with translation MAKTSLKVKQKRLMDQFLAYKAGDAKKPKHLTKLYNRCRLCGRDAAYMRDFGICRVCFRKNARMGLIMGVKKASW, from the coding sequence ATGGCAAAAACATCATTAAAAGTTAAACAGAAAAGACTTATGGATCAATTTCTTGCTTACAAAGCAGGAGATGCAAAAAAGCCAAAACACTTAACAAAGCTCTATAATAGATGCCGTCTTTGTGGAAGAGATGCAGCCTACATGAGAGATTTTGGAATCTGTAGAGTGTGTTTTAGAAAGAATGCAAGAATGGGATTGATTATGTGAGTTAAAAAAGCAAGTTGGTAA
- the rpsS gene encoding 30S ribosomal protein S19 yields the protein MARSLKKGFYIQEKLLKKIQTMVASGDKKVIKIWDRATHILPDMVGLTVAVHNGKQFVTVYITEDMLGHRLGEFAFTRTFKGHPF from the coding sequence ATGGCAAGATCGTTGAAAAAATGATTTTATATCCAAGAAAAGCTTCTTAAGAAAATCCAAACTATGGTTGCTTCTGGAGATAAAAAAGTAATTAAAATTTGGGATAGAGCTACACATATTCTTCCTGATATGGTTGGATTGACTGTTGCTGTCCATAATGGAAAGCAATTTGTTACCGTATATATTACGGAAGATATGCTTGGACATAGATTAGGTGAATTTGCTTTCACTAGAACATTTAAAGGACATCCATTCTAG
- the rplP gene encoding 50S ribosomal protein L16: MLLTPKRWKHRKQMIKHISGLSTRGAEVSFGDYGLKALESDFITNRQIEAARKVIVRYTRKVGKLWIRIFPDVPMTKKGLEMPMGKGKGDVEKFVARVKRGRIMFEVTGLDEATAKLALSSAAKKLGVKTTVIGKGEIR; the protein is encoded by the coding sequence ATGTTGTTGACGCCAAAAAGATGGAAACATAGAAAACAAATGATCAAGCATATATCTGGACTTTCAACAAGAGGAGCTGAAGTTTCTTTTGGTGATTATGGACTCAAGGCTCTTGAAAGTGATTTTATCACCAATAGACAAATTGAAGCTGCACGTAAAGTAATTGTAAGATATACAAGGAAGGTGTGAAAGCTTTGGATTAGAATATTTCCTGATGTGCCTATGACTAAAAAAGGTTTAGAAATGCCGATGGGAAAAGGAAAGGGAGACGTTGAGAAATTTGTTGCTAGAGTAAAAAGAGGAAGAATAATGTTTGAAGTAACAGGGCTTGATGAAGCAACTGCTAAATTGGCATTGTCATCTGCTGCTAAAAAACTTGGTGTGAAAACAACAGTTATTGGAAAAGGAGAAATTAGATAA
- the rplR gene encoding 50S ribosomal protein L18, protein MKTNKSTISYLRRKRRTNISIKAQHPDYRCIVVRSVKYISAQIIDQKGNVVAAASDLKIASGTKTEKATQVGIALAKVALDKKITSCVFDRNGFLYHGRVKALCEGLREGGLTI, encoded by the coding sequence ATGAAAACAAATAAATCTACCATATCATATTTGAGAAGAAAAAGAAGAACTAATATATCTATCAAAGCGCAACATCCTGATTATAGATGTATAGTAGTAAGATCTGTAAAATATATTAGTGCACAAATCATTGATCAAAAAGGAAATGTTGTTGCAGCGGCAAGTGATCTTAAAATTGCTTCTGGTACTAAAACTGAAAAAGCTACACAAGTTGGTATAGCGTTAGCTAAAGTTGCTCTTGATAAAAAAATTACTTCTTGTGTGTTTGATAGAAATGGATTCTTGTATCATGGAAGAGTAAAAGCATTATGTGAAGGATTAAGAGAAGGAGGATTGACTATCTAG
- the rplW gene encoding 50S ribosomal protein L23 translates to MSFKDILRKRAKKNSAVKMLNQFTSYDVIKYPVNSEKALNDSSLQNAYHFVVDSRASKNDVKVAIASLYGVVVLKVTTSNLPHKGRMNRKTVRRPLKKAVITLKKGDTIAFGA, encoded by the coding sequence ATGTCATTTAAAGATATTTTAAGAAAAAGAGCAAAAAAGAATAGTGCAGTGAAGATGCTTAATCAGTTTACTTCGTATGATGTGATTAAGTATCCAGTTAATTCGGAAAAAGCGCTTAATGATTCGTCATTACAGAATGCATACCATTTTGTAGTTGATTCTAGGGCATCAAAAAATGATGTAAAGGTTGCTATTGCTTCATTGTATGGTGTTGTTGTTTTGAAGGTTACGACTTCAAATCTCCCTCATAAAGGAAGAATGAATAGAAAAACAGTAAGAAGACCTCTTAAAAAAGCAGTTATTACTTTAAAGAAAGGAGATACTATTGCTTTTGGTGCATAG
- the rpmC gene encoding 50S ribosomal protein L29 translates to MSRKTYLKDLISLSVKDLVQKRKELKKELFDLKMKNLTGALKKVSDVRSARRNIARINTVLSHKIATLYGSSVK, encoded by the coding sequence ATGTCTCGTAAAACATATCTCAAAGATCTGATATCTTTATCTGTAAAAGATCTTGTGCAAAAGAGAAAAGAGCTCAAAAAAGAACTTTTTGATCTGAAGATGAAAAATTTAACAGGTGCTCTTAAAAAGGTATCTGATGTTAGATCAGCTAGAAGAAATATAGCTAGAATCAATACCGTTTTATCTCATAAAATAGCAACATTATATGGCAGTTCTGTGAAATAA
- the rplV gene encoding 50S ribosomal protein L22 encodes MREYKASLSYAISSPIKMELVAKMVRGKSTSDALTLLNFLPKKAGRTLAKVIASAYANAKIGEGDDVQTVVSTIDVGKGPSIKRMRFTSRARIYGYTKHRSFVRVVLSVK; translated from the coding sequence ATGCGTGAATATAAAGCTTCATTGTCGTATGCTATCTCCTCTCCAATTAAAATGGAATTGGTAGCGAAGATGGTAAGATGAAAGTCTACATCTGATGCACTTACTTTACTTAATTTCCTTCCTAAAAAAGCTGGTCGTACATTAGCTAAAGTGATTGCTTCCGCTTATGCAAATGCAAAAATTGGAGAATGAGATGATGTCCAAACAGTTGTTTCTACAATTGATGTTGGTAAAGGTCCTAGCATAAAGAGAATGAGATTTACCTCAAGAGCTAGAATCTATGGATATACAAAACATAGATCATTTGTAAGAGTTGTTTTATCTGTTAAATAA
- the rplX gene encoding 50S ribosomal protein L24 → MKKIKKGDTVKVISGKHKKSIGIIEKVLDESVVVQGVNVVKRAQKGKGYVEKTLPIHLSNVMYYDTDKKITSKIKIVEDKNGKRKRQIVKTGRILEK, encoded by the coding sequence ATGAAAAAAATTAAAAAATGAGATACTGTTAAAGTAATATCAGGAAAGCATAAAAAATCCATTGGGATTATAGAAAAGGTTCTCGATGAGTCTGTAGTTGTACAGGGGGTTAATGTTGTTAAGAGAGCTCAAAAAGGAAAAGGATATGTAGAAAAAACACTTCCTATTCATCTTTCTAATGTGATGTATTATGATACAGACAAAAAAATCACTTCTAAAATAAAGATTGTTGAAGACAAGAATGGGAAAAGAAAGAGACAAATTGTTAAAACATGACGTATTCTAGAAAAATAA
- the rplN gene encoding 50S ribosomal protein L14, whose protein sequence is MLQRESFVVVTDNTGATEAKIIGMLATMERQVSIGDIVNVAIQKASPSASVKPGQVCKALIVRTRKEIRRPDGTYIRFGDNAVVILDVDNKGEMKPKGKRISGPLPKELREHYKSVTNLADEVI, encoded by the coding sequence ATGTTACAAAGAGAATCATTCGTTGTTGTTACTGATAATACAGGAGCAACTGAAGCTAAAATTATTGGTATGCTTGCTACTATGGAAAGACAAGTATCTATTGGTGATATTGTAAATGTTGCTATACAGAAAGCTTCTCCATCCGCTTCAGTAAAACCAGGACAAGTATGTAAAGCTCTGATTGTGAGAACAAGAAAAGAAATTAGACGTCCTGATGGTACATATATCAGATTTGGTGATAACGCTGTTGTTATTCTTGATGTAGACAATAAAGGAGAAATGAAGCCAAAAGGAAAAAGAATTTCAGGTCCATTGCCAAAGGAATTAAGAGAGCACTATAAGAGTGTAACTAACCTTGCAGATGAAGTTATTTAA
- the rpsQ gene encoding 30S ribosomal protein S17: MAVLGNKQIKELVGKVLSTSMVDTIVVSIPVVKMHPIYKKRYTQYKKCYAHIDSSAQECVVGDKVKIQQSKPLSKTKRWLFIEKVS, from the coding sequence ATGGCAGTTCTGTGAAATAAGCAAATTAAAGAATTAGTAGGTAAGGTGTTGAGTACGAGCATGGTAGATACTATCGTAGTGTCTATTCCTGTCGTGAAGATGCATCCAATTTATAAGAAAAGATATACACAGTATAAAAAATGCTATGCTCATATTGATTCTTCCGCTCAAGAATGCGTTGTTGGTGATAAAGTAAAAATCCAACAATCAAAACCATTAAGTAAAACAAAAAGATGGTTGTTTATAGAAAAAGTATCATAA
- the rpsH gene encoding 30S ribosomal protein S8, with product MSVVAPTQDLLIRIKNAYMSRKTIVDNVVHSKFLESIVDLLKKYKFVREYTIIEDGNKKFLKIFLHEVVNPVQDIPVVRLFSKPSRRWYVSYKDLRPVAGGRGIGIISTSKGLMPTHVARKLKVGGELIAEIY from the coding sequence ATGAGTGTTGTTGCACCTACGCAAGATCTATTGATAAGAATTAAGAATGCCTATATGTCGAGAAAGACAATTGTAGATAATGTAGTTCATTCAAAATTCTTGGAATCTATTGTAGATCTTCTTAAAAAATATAAATTTGTAAGAGAATATACTATCATAGAAGATGGTAATAAGAAGTTCCTTAAGATTTTTCTTCATGAAGTCGTTAATCCTGTTCAAGATATTCCAGTAGTACGCTTGTTCTCAAAACCTTCAAGACGTTGGTATGTTTCATATAAAGATCTTAGACCAGTTGCGGGAGGAAGAGGTATAGGTATTATATCTACCAGTAAAGGACTTATGCCTACTCATGTGGCAAGAAAATTGAAAGTGGGTGGAGAACTTATCGCTGAAATTTACTAA